Proteins encoded within one genomic window of Methanobrevibacter sp.:
- a CDS encoding EcoRI family type II restriction endonuclease — protein sequence MKKGQSNRLTAQQKEGQGPLTIFHKAAQIHDKDVGKISKLVIEQLELEFPMLTFRYRKDLMKKDINAALKKIDNYLGQTLFVDSASIKPDGGLIEVKDDNGNWRVVLVSEAKHQGKDIENIKAGKLVGKNNDQDLMVAGNAIERAHKNVNEIANYMLAERHFPYILFIEGSNFLTQDVKVKRPDGREVILRYSNGALNRLDRLTAANYGMPINTNLCKNKFVKCNGATIMLQAPSIYTKGEGGHWKNEDMFMIMLEVGRTSLKMLGTDLFEQISKR from the coding sequence AAAAAGAAGGTCAAGGTCCACTAACTATTTTTCATAAAGCTGCACAAATACATGATAAAGATGTCGGAAAAATTTCTAAGTTAGTCATTGAACAGCTAGAGCTTGAATTTCCAATGCTAACATTTAGATATAGAAAAGACTTAATGAAAAAAGATATAAATGCTGCTTTAAAAAAAATTGATAATTATCTCGGACAAACTCTTTTTGTAGACAGCGCCAGTATCAAACCCGATGGCGGATTAATTGAAGTAAAAGACGATAATGGGAACTGGCGAGTAGTTTTAGTATCTGAAGCTAAACATCAAGGAAAAGATATTGAAAACATTAAGGCAGGAAAACTTGTTGGAAAGAATAACGACCAAGACCTGATGGTAGCAGGAAATGCAATTGAAAGAGCACATAAGAACGTGAATGAAATTGCTAATTATATGCTTGCAGAGCGCCATTTTCCATACATTCTGTTCATAGAAGGTTCTAATTTTTTAACCCAAGATGTAAAGGTTAAAAGGCCAGATGGTAGAGAGGTGATATTGAGATATAGTAATGGTGCTCTTAATCGACTTGATAGATTGACTGCTGCAAATTATGGTATGCCTATAAACACCAATTTATGCAAAAACAAATTTGTAAAATGTAATGGTGCAACAATTATGTTACAAGCTCCTTCAATTTATACAAAAGGTGAAGGAGGACATTGGAAAAACGAAGATATGTTTATGATTATGCTTGAAGTTGGACGAACCTCCCTAAAAATGCTAGGAACAGATTTGTTTGAACAAATTAGCAAAAGATAA